The following proteins come from a genomic window of Methanocella conradii HZ254:
- a CDS encoding V-type ATP synthase subunit D has protein sequence MEQVNPTRMELIKKNAQIKMAEQGRDLLRQKMDVLIHEFFNVMESFSRSRDELEAVAADAQHSLLLAEAVDDPITLKSASFATRRSVMLEVRSRNIMGVPVPVVEKKRMSRSVVERGYGIVGTSGRLDETAEKFEAELDMLIDLAEKETAMRRLGAEIQMNRRRVNALEQLLIPELKRQARYIKISIEEREREDLFRLKKVKKLLERKSQDSVE, from the coding sequence ATGGAGCAGGTTAACCCGACTCGGATGGAGCTTATCAAAAAGAACGCCCAGATAAAGATGGCCGAGCAGGGGCGGGACCTTTTGCGGCAGAAGATGGACGTCCTGATCCACGAGTTTTTCAATGTGATGGAGTCTTTTTCCAGGTCGCGTGATGAGCTGGAGGCGGTGGCGGCTGACGCGCAGCACTCATTGCTGCTTGCCGAGGCGGTGGACGACCCGATAACGTTGAAGTCCGCATCGTTTGCGACGAGGAGGAGCGTCATGCTGGAGGTGAGGAGCAGGAATATAATGGGCGTTCCCGTGCCCGTCGTCGAGAAGAAGAGGATGTCGAGAAGCGTCGTCGAGAGGGGCTATGGCATCGTGGGCACGAGCGGCAGGCTTGACGAGACCGCAGAGAAGTTTGAGGCGGAGCTTGACATGCTGATTGACCTTGCCGAGAAGGAGACCGCGATGCGCCGGCTTGGTGCGGAGATTCAGATGAACCGTCGGCGCGTGAATGCCCTAGAGCAGCTTCTCATCCCGGAGCTGAAGAGGCAGGCCCGCTACATAAAGATTTCAATAGAGGAGAGGGAGCGTGAGGACCTGTTTAGGCTTAAGAAAGTTAAGAAGCTGCTGGAGCGTAAGAGCCAGGATAGTGTAGAATAA
- a CDS encoding V-type ATP synthase subunit B codes for MKAISLVSKECRTVSYVSGPLIFVENVKGVTFGEIVEIILPNGDHRTGQVLDISERMAVIQVYEGTSWVDSSKTRVIFTGEPARINVSRDMLGRVFNGVGKPRDGGPEVIPEARLDIVGSAINPYARDKPSDFIQTGISAIDGLNTLVRGQKLPIFTGSGLPANKLAAQIARQAKVLGEGENFAVIFVAMGITHKEASFFMQDFERTGALERVVFFMNLADDPTIERIATPRCALTTAEFLAFKHDLHVLVILTDMINYCEALREVSTAREEVPGRRGYPGYMYTDLASIYERAGRIKGKKGSITQIPILTMPDDDITHPVPDLTGYITEGQIVLSRDLYRRGVDPPIDSLPCLSRLMNLGIGPGKTREDHRNVADQLYASYAYGRDLRRLVAIVGEEALTELDRTYLKFADEFEKRFITQGDENRSIEDTFAIAWDILSLLPMEELKRIKVEYIKKYHPIYKGAS; via the coding sequence ATGAAGGCCATAAGCCTGGTGTCTAAGGAGTGCAGGACGGTTAGCTATGTTTCCGGGCCGCTCATATTCGTGGAGAACGTCAAAGGGGTGACCTTCGGGGAGATAGTGGAGATAATCCTGCCGAATGGAGACCACAGGACGGGGCAGGTGCTGGACATATCCGAAAGGATGGCGGTCATCCAGGTCTACGAGGGCACGAGCTGGGTGGATAGCAGCAAGACGAGGGTCATCTTCACCGGCGAGCCTGCCAGGATTAACGTTTCAAGGGACATGCTGGGCCGGGTATTTAATGGCGTCGGAAAGCCCAGGGATGGGGGGCCGGAGGTCATACCAGAGGCCAGGCTCGACATCGTCGGGAGCGCTATCAACCCCTACGCCAGGGATAAGCCCTCCGACTTCATCCAGACCGGCATCTCCGCCATAGATGGGCTTAACACCCTTGTCAGGGGCCAGAAGCTCCCCATATTTACCGGCTCGGGCCTGCCAGCAAACAAGCTGGCCGCCCAGATAGCCCGACAGGCGAAAGTGCTAGGCGAGGGAGAGAACTTTGCCGTGATATTCGTGGCGATGGGCATCACTCACAAGGAGGCGTCGTTCTTCATGCAGGACTTCGAGCGGACCGGCGCCCTGGAGAGAGTGGTGTTCTTCATGAACCTGGCTGATGACCCGACCATTGAGCGCATAGCGACGCCGAGGTGTGCCCTCACCACCGCAGAGTTCCTCGCCTTCAAGCACGACCTCCACGTCCTTGTCATTTTGACGGACATGATTAACTATTGTGAGGCGCTGCGCGAGGTCTCGACGGCGCGTGAGGAGGTTCCGGGCCGGAGAGGCTACCCCGGCTACATGTATACTGACCTGGCGTCCATATACGAGAGGGCGGGCCGGATAAAGGGCAAGAAGGGCTCCATAACCCAGATCCCCATCCTCACAATGCCCGACGATGATATCACCCACCCCGTGCCAGACCTTACCGGGTACATCACCGAGGGCCAGATAGTGTTGAGCAGGGATCTTTATCGAAGAGGAGTAGACCCCCCGATAGACAGCCTGCCCTGCCTGTCCAGGCTCATGAACCTGGGCATCGGCCCGGGAAAGACCAGGGAGGACCATCGGAATGTGGCTGACCAGCTCTATGCCTCTTACGCCTATGGCAGGGACCTGAGGAGGCTCGTCGCCATCGTCGGCGAGGAGGCTCTGACCGAGCTTGACCGCACTTACCTGAAATTCGCGGACGAGTTCGAGAAGAGGTTCATCACGCAGGGCGATGAGAACAGGAGCATCGAGGACACTTTTGCCATTGCCTGGGACATTTTGTCTTTATTGCCCATGGAGGAGTTGAAGCGCATCAAGGTCGAGTACATCAAGAAATACCACCCAATATATAAGGGGGCTTCTTGA
- a CDS encoding methytransferase partner Trm112 — translation MKKDLMDILCCPMCKGDLELTVKKEEGSEVIEGTLHCKKCNEDYPIEDGIPNLLPPELR, via the coding sequence ATGAAAAAGGACTTGATGGATATCCTGTGCTGCCCAATGTGTAAGGGGGACCTGGAGCTCACTGTTAAAAAGGAGGAGGGCTCCGAGGTCATCGAAGGCACCCTACACTGCAAGAAGTGTAACGAGGACTACCCTATAGAGGATGGCATCCCGAACCTTTTGCCCCCTGAATTGAGATGA
- the arsM gene encoding arsenite methyltransferase, protein MSDSIDEIEIRKAVKERYSKLANTKSCCGGGEYASRIGYTKEEVSVLPGEVLEVSAGCGNPTAIAGLKAGETVLDLGSGGGIDVFLSARMVGPEGKAIGIDATPEMVWKARKAAKEMGMANVEFRLGEIECMPVESNTIDVVISNCVINLSPDKGKVFREAFRVLKPGGRIAVSDMVLAEEPSADEREKLRLWTSCIGGAIPLQEYIEKMTEAGFTDINIESKHVYTIEELAYMLSEPSGCGCGAPMPVVPGSDGGLSKVASVRITAIKR, encoded by the coding sequence ATGAGCGATAGCATTGACGAGATAGAGATCAGGAAAGCCGTAAAAGAAAGGTATTCAAAGCTGGCGAACACGAAATCGTGCTGCGGCGGAGGCGAGTATGCGTCACGTATAGGCTATACGAAAGAGGAGGTATCCGTGCTGCCAGGGGAGGTCCTGGAGGTAAGCGCAGGCTGCGGCAACCCTACAGCCATAGCGGGCCTCAAGGCCGGGGAAACCGTGCTGGACCTGGGAAGCGGCGGAGGAATAGACGTATTCCTCTCGGCCAGGATGGTGGGGCCGGAAGGGAAGGCGATAGGCATAGACGCCACCCCAGAGATGGTCTGGAAGGCGAGGAAAGCCGCGAAAGAGATGGGCATGGCAAACGTGGAGTTCAGGCTGGGCGAAATCGAGTGCATGCCAGTCGAATCAAACACGATAGACGTGGTCATAAGCAACTGCGTCATCAACCTTAGCCCCGATAAGGGCAAGGTTTTCAGGGAGGCATTCAGGGTATTAAAGCCGGGGGGCAGGATCGCCGTGTCAGACATGGTGCTAGCGGAGGAGCCGAGCGCCGACGAGCGGGAAAAGCTCAGGCTCTGGACGAGCTGCATAGGCGGAGCGATACCCCTGCAAGAATATATTGAAAAGATGACAGAAGCAGGCTTTACCGATATAAATATTGAGAGCAAGCATGTATATACGATAGAAGAGCTCGCATACATGCTGAGCGAGCCGTCCGGATGCGGCTGCGGGGCTCCGATGCCCGTGGTCCCTGGCTCTGATGGCGGGCTATCGAAGGTCGCATCGGTGAGGATTACCGCTATAAAGCGCTAA
- a CDS encoding DnaJ domain-containing protein, with the protein MDFSRDYYEILGLDSNATSEDIKRAYRELVKKYHPDVNRSAMSEELFKLISEAYDVLSDDARRRQYDLYRKFENEELEEEKRRASDNTSASAHLSDECARGQPAARAYGMDRVQLLVLSLVVPGYYQISSGEKKLGYVLFAIYFTFWALAFIKSLPIGILAIAIWLYSLYDAYAHSRG; encoded by the coding sequence GTGGATTTCAGCAGAGACTACTATGAGATACTGGGCCTGGACAGCAATGCCACCTCTGAAGACATTAAAAGGGCGTACAGGGAGCTTGTCAAAAAATATCACCCTGACGTGAATAGGTCTGCCATGTCTGAAGAGCTTTTCAAGCTCATATCGGAGGCGTACGACGTATTATCGGATGATGCCAGGAGGAGGCAGTATGATCTCTACAGGAAGTTCGAGAATGAGGAGCTTGAGGAGGAAAAGCGCCGAGCGTCGGACAACACCTCTGCCAGCGCCCACCTCTCGGATGAATGCGCACGAGGCCAGCCAGCAGCCAGGGCTTATGGCATGGACCGCGTCCAGCTACTTGTGCTGTCGCTCGTCGTGCCCGGCTACTATCAGATATCCTCTGGTGAGAAGAAGCTCGGGTACGTGCTGTTCGCCATCTACTTCACATTCTGGGCCCTGGCATTCATAAAGAGCCTGCCCATCGGCATACTCGCCATAGCTATCTGGCTTTATTCTTTATATGATGCATACGCTCATTCGAGGGGATAG
- a CDS encoding V-type ATP synthase subunit A, with product MLEGIISRISGPVIIARGMKGSKMYDVVKVGEEELRGEVIRLEGDRAVIQLYEDSTGLRVGEKVVNTEAPLSVELGPGLISSIYDGIQRPLPRLYERSGDFISRGMAAPGLDRAKRWAFVPAVKKGDQVSGGDVIGTVKEFHIDHRILVPPGISGTVAEIRDGEFTVEEPVCVLDNGAIIRLMHEWPVRKGRPYKKKLDTNLPLITGQRVFDLIFPVSKGGTAMIPGGFGTGKTVSEQTLAKWSDAHVVVYIGCGERGNEMTDVLTEFPELVDPRTGLPLIQRTIMVANTSNMPVAAREASIYTGITMAEYFRDMGYDVALMADSTSRWGEALREVSGRLEEMPGEEGYPAYLPTRLSAFYERAGRTVCLGSDGRIGSVTVVGAVSPPGGDFSEPITQNTLRAVGTFWALDTSLAYRRHFPSVNWIKSYSLYLESVRDWYRENVSGDWLEMRGKAMYLLQKEVELQEIVQLVGPDALPESEKAILEATRMLREDFLQQSAYSDTDSFCPLDKQYYMLKAILTFYDAAAAAINRGVSLKKIMELPLKAEIGRMKEVKDVNVIKELISGMGDRIAALEAEK from the coding sequence ATGCTGGAAGGAATAATATCCCGTATCTCAGGCCCCGTCATCATAGCCCGCGGGATGAAGGGGTCAAAGATGTATGACGTGGTGAAGGTTGGAGAGGAGGAGCTTCGCGGGGAGGTCATCAGGCTTGAGGGGGACCGGGCCGTCATACAGCTATACGAGGATTCCACCGGCCTGAGGGTGGGCGAGAAGGTGGTGAACACCGAGGCCCCGCTTAGCGTGGAGCTCGGCCCGGGGCTTATATCTTCTATTTACGACGGCATCCAGAGGCCGCTGCCCCGCCTCTACGAGAGGAGCGGAGACTTCATATCGAGGGGCATGGCCGCGCCCGGCCTCGACCGGGCTAAGAGGTGGGCGTTCGTGCCGGCCGTCAAGAAGGGCGACCAGGTTTCGGGCGGGGACGTGATAGGGACCGTTAAGGAGTTCCACATCGACCATCGGATACTCGTGCCTCCGGGCATCAGCGGTACCGTGGCCGAGATACGCGACGGGGAGTTCACGGTGGAGGAGCCGGTCTGCGTCCTGGACAATGGTGCCATAATCAGGCTAATGCACGAGTGGCCCGTGAGGAAGGGCCGGCCCTATAAGAAAAAGCTGGACACGAATTTGCCATTGATAACTGGCCAGAGGGTCTTTGACCTGATATTCCCCGTGTCAAAGGGCGGCACTGCGATGATACCGGGGGGGTTCGGCACCGGCAAGACAGTTTCCGAGCAGACCCTGGCTAAGTGGTCCGACGCCCACGTCGTGGTCTACATAGGGTGCGGCGAGAGGGGCAACGAGATGACCGACGTGCTGACCGAGTTTCCGGAGCTGGTTGACCCCAGGACTGGGCTGCCTTTGATACAGAGGACCATCATGGTGGCGAACACCTCGAACATGCCGGTGGCGGCCAGGGAGGCCTCAATCTACACGGGTATAACGATGGCGGAGTACTTCAGGGACATGGGCTACGACGTGGCGCTCATGGCCGACTCCACGTCGAGGTGGGGCGAGGCGCTGCGAGAGGTGTCTGGCCGGCTCGAAGAGATGCCCGGAGAAGAAGGGTACCCCGCCTACCTTCCAACTCGATTGTCAGCCTTTTACGAGCGTGCGGGCAGGACGGTGTGCCTCGGGTCTGACGGCAGGATAGGCTCGGTGACGGTGGTGGGAGCCGTGTCGCCGCCTGGAGGCGACTTCTCAGAGCCGATAACCCAGAATACGCTTAGGGCGGTGGGCACGTTCTGGGCGCTCGACACGAGCCTGGCTTACCGCAGGCACTTCCCTTCGGTTAACTGGATAAAGAGCTACTCTCTATACCTAGAGAGCGTGCGTGACTGGTACCGCGAGAACGTCTCCGGGGATTGGCTGGAGATGCGGGGCAAGGCGATGTACCTGCTGCAAAAGGAAGTGGAGCTTCAGGAGATCGTGCAGCTTGTCGGTCCTGACGCCCTGCCTGAGAGCGAGAAGGCGATACTCGAGGCCACGCGTATGCTAAGAGAGGATTTCCTGCAGCAGAGCGCCTATAGCGACACGGACTCTTTCTGCCCGCTGGATAAGCAATATTACATGCTAAAGGCCATCCTGACATTCTATGATGCGGCCGCCGCGGCCATTAACAGGGGCGTGTCGCTGAAGAAGATAATGGAGCTTCCATTAAAGGCTGAGATAGGCAGGATGAAGGAAGTTAAGGACGTTAACGTGATAAAGGAATTGATCAGCGGGATGGGCGACCGGATAGCTGCGCTGGAGGCGGAAAAATGA
- a CDS encoding ArsR/SmtB family transcription factor, protein MMDDKKCCECPKIAIKDMPSDEEAKNIANFFKAISDPARVKMIYALAGGELCVCELMEIMGMQQTVVSHHLKVLKYAGIVSDRKSGKWVNYSLADMRALDVLKALGLIRS, encoded by the coding sequence ATGATGGACGATAAAAAGTGCTGCGAGTGCCCAAAAATAGCGATAAAGGATATGCCATCCGACGAGGAGGCAAAAAACATCGCCAATTTTTTTAAGGCCATATCAGACCCGGCCAGGGTGAAGATGATATATGCCCTGGCCGGTGGAGAGCTATGCGTTTGCGAGCTCATGGAGATAATGGGCATGCAGCAAACCGTCGTCTCCCACCACCTCAAGGTGCTGAAGTATGCAGGAATAGTTTCGGACCGCAAGTCGGGCAAGTGGGTCAACTACTCGCTCGCCGATATGCGCGCCCTCGACGTGCTAAAAGCTTTAGGCTTGATTCGATCTTGA
- a CDS encoding adenylosuccinate synthetase, translated as MVSTIVVGGFFGDEGKGKIVAHIAYTDHPSIIARGGVGPNAGHTVLKDGVKYGVRMVPSGFIYDKARLLIGAGVLVDPAVLEREVQLLGCGDRLGVDYRCSIIEEKHILEDKTTERLAKKIGTTGTGCGPANKDRVMRSARQAKDVESLKKYLTDVSQECNDAIDRGENIIIEGSQGFGISLYYGTYPYVTSKDTSASSLAADVGVGPTRIDEVVVVFKAFPTRVGEGPFETEMPPEEAKKRGIAEFGTVTGRARRIGYWDPGLARYSAMVNGATQAAITGLDRVDPAVKGVTDYDRLTDRVKEFLRQAEKDARVPFTLLSTGPDQKDIIDLRNHKK; from the coding sequence ATGGTTTCAACCATCGTCGTCGGTGGGTTTTTTGGAGACGAAGGCAAGGGCAAAATCGTGGCCCACATAGCGTACACGGATCATCCTTCAATAATCGCGAGGGGAGGCGTAGGGCCAAATGCGGGGCACACCGTCCTCAAGGATGGGGTCAAATACGGAGTCCGCATGGTACCGTCCGGGTTCATATATGACAAGGCGAGGCTTCTAATAGGCGCAGGCGTCCTCGTAGACCCCGCAGTCTTGGAGCGCGAGGTACAATTGCTCGGCTGCGGCGACCGGCTCGGGGTGGATTACAGGTGCTCCATCATCGAAGAGAAGCACATACTCGAGGATAAGACTACGGAGCGCCTGGCTAAAAAGATAGGGACTACGGGCACGGGCTGCGGCCCGGCCAACAAGGATCGAGTTATGCGCAGCGCCCGACAGGCAAAGGATGTGGAGTCCCTCAAGAAATACCTGACAGACGTCTCGCAGGAGTGCAACGACGCAATAGACCGGGGAGAGAATATCATCATCGAGGGCTCGCAAGGCTTCGGGATCTCCCTATATTATGGCACTTATCCATACGTAACCTCAAAGGATACGTCGGCCTCGTCGCTCGCGGCGGACGTGGGCGTGGGGCCGACCAGGATTGACGAGGTCGTGGTGGTCTTTAAGGCGTTCCCCACGCGTGTGGGCGAAGGCCCGTTCGAGACTGAGATGCCCCCGGAAGAGGCGAAGAAAAGGGGCATAGCGGAGTTCGGCACTGTGACAGGCAGAGCTCGTCGCATCGGCTACTGGGACCCCGGGCTGGCCCGCTACTCGGCGATGGTAAACGGGGCTACCCAGGCGGCGATAACGGGGCTGGACCGCGTGGACCCTGCAGTCAAGGGCGTCACGGACTACGACAGGCTTACTGACAGGGTCAAGGAGTTCTTGAGGCAGGCCGAGAAGGACGCCCGTGTGCCATTCACGCTTTTGTCCACCGGCCCTGACCAGAAGGACATAATTGACCTGCGGAACCATAAGAAGTGA
- a CDS encoding V-type ATP synthase subunit E: MDYENLMKSMEASAEEKREELLRKARESAAKIEEEARLKADEIVKGHISRASRDLEVDRNRLLYEARSKARGESAAIMHEYFSRAFSLAEGRLAAIRQENGYEDFFRRAMAEAIDAIGEKKFVLHVDPRDEDLCRRIIGTMGIECPVQADISCAGGLNVSTPDGRTVVFNTIESRLKSARERHRLEVFSALFGD, encoded by the coding sequence ATGGACTATGAGAACCTGATGAAGTCCATGGAGGCGAGCGCGGAGGAGAAAAGGGAGGAGCTATTGAGGAAGGCCCGGGAAAGCGCTGCAAAGATCGAGGAGGAGGCTCGCCTGAAGGCGGACGAGATCGTGAAAGGGCACATCTCAAGGGCTTCCAGGGACCTCGAGGTGGACAGGAATAGGCTTCTATACGAGGCGCGGAGCAAGGCCAGGGGCGAGAGCGCCGCCATCATGCACGAGTACTTTTCCCGGGCCTTTAGCCTTGCTGAGGGGCGGCTGGCGGCTATCAGGCAAGAGAATGGCTATGAGGACTTCTTCAGAAGGGCGATGGCCGAGGCCATCGACGCCATTGGCGAAAAGAAGTTCGTGCTCCACGTAGACCCGCGGGACGAGGACCTCTGCAGGCGTATTATTGGAACGATGGGCATCGAGTGTCCGGTGCAGGCGGACATCTCGTGTGCTGGCGGGCTAAACGTCAGCACCCCCGATGGGAGGACGGTCGTCTTTAACACCATCGAATCGCGGCTGAAGTCGGCGAGGGAGCGCCACAGGCTCGAGGTCTTCTCGGCCCTGTTCGGTGATTGA
- a CDS encoding V-type ATPase subunit, producing the protein MDYGYLNARIRGMKGRLLDRKALDDLVLKPDVDSLTAAMEKTPYRQDVEEAGVKYSGVYRLEYALRRNFTRTFTRISELVRGEDGEKYLNVFLKRWDVQNVKTILRGKSIHAASEEIFECLLPVGSLDEASLSEMIKQPDVKSVIDLMAAWDIEYARPLMQAFSQYQSDKSLIPLDVALDRYHYEQALGSLKKNNYDAMVVRELLATQIDIINIKSALRMVRDRVSPEEAKVYFIEGGKKLDEDFLLSMINAKSVEGALKLLEPTHYSFLKSAPEESLKKEKISDLEKMLDKYLILKGISAYRGDPLSIAILVGFFWAKYNEVTNLRIIARCKTVGMSEEQVRKELIYA; encoded by the coding sequence ATGGACTATGGCTACTTGAACGCCAGGATAAGGGGGATGAAGGGGCGCCTGCTGGATAGGAAGGCGCTTGACGACCTCGTGCTCAAGCCCGATGTCGACTCGCTCACCGCCGCCATGGAGAAGACGCCCTACAGGCAGGACGTGGAGGAGGCAGGGGTCAAATACTCGGGCGTATACCGCCTGGAGTATGCCCTGCGTAGGAATTTCACCCGGACGTTCACCAGGATATCGGAGCTTGTGAGGGGCGAGGATGGGGAAAAGTACCTGAACGTCTTTTTAAAGAGGTGGGACGTTCAAAATGTAAAGACGATATTGAGGGGTAAGAGCATCCACGCCGCGTCCGAGGAGATATTCGAATGCCTCCTGCCCGTGGGGAGCCTGGACGAGGCCTCTCTCTCCGAGATGATAAAGCAGCCCGACGTAAAATCGGTCATCGACCTGATGGCGGCCTGGGATATCGAGTACGCCCGGCCATTGATGCAGGCCTTCAGCCAGTACCAGTCTGATAAGAGCCTCATCCCGCTCGACGTCGCCCTCGACAGGTATCACTATGAGCAGGCGCTGGGAAGCCTGAAAAAGAATAACTACGATGCGATGGTCGTGCGGGAGCTCCTGGCCACCCAGATCGACATAATAAACATCAAGTCGGCGCTCAGGATGGTCAGGGATAGGGTAAGCCCCGAGGAAGCTAAAGTATACTTCATAGAGGGCGGCAAGAAGCTGGACGAGGATTTCCTGCTGTCCATGATAAACGCGAAGTCCGTCGAGGGGGCGCTAAAGCTGCTGGAGCCCACGCACTATAGCTTCCTAAAAAGCGCTCCGGAGGAAAGCCTGAAGAAGGAGAAGATTTCAGACCTCGAAAAAATGCTTGACAAATACCTCATCCTGAAAGGAATATCGGCATACAGGGGAGACCCTCTAAGTATAGCTATACTCGTGGGCTTTTTTTGGGCCAAGTACAACGAGGTGACCAACCTGAGGATAATAGCCAGGTGTAAGACGGTCGGCATGTCCGAAGAGCAGGTGAGGAAGGAGCTAATCTATGCATAA
- a CDS encoding APC family permease, protein MAENENANYRPLRLVDLIGLGVGGTIGSGIFVVPAISAGMAGPSSLLAWVLCAISFGAVLACLIWLSRRFAGMGAFYTLFTKAFSERLSGAIVVCYIVSGILGVATVAAAIGSCVDFFGMPAPIFEAVVVIAFGALNLSGVALSAWVEDVLTVLKVLPLLLITLALMPFISTANFTPFSPHGSFAFLGSAVVVYWCFTGFELSAIPSRRVMDPESTVPRSLLYVFVIVVAIYLSINVALIGSVGSAALASTLSPISYAVDNFFKGFGPVVLAIAIISMLSALNAYLFGTSLVIASFAGKYVPAFARESKRRVPVLSILLCTTVTAALLLAMDRFVFLASASVITTLIPYIFLCVAAFILVDSKWIRLMAIIGIVSTAAILASSFIH, encoded by the coding sequence GTGGCAGAGAATGAAAACGCCAATTACAGGCCGCTGAGGCTTGTAGACCTCATCGGCCTTGGCGTGGGAGGCACCATAGGCTCAGGCATCTTCGTCGTGCCCGCCATATCGGCGGGCATGGCCGGCCCGAGCTCGCTGCTGGCGTGGGTGCTCTGCGCCATATCGTTCGGAGCCGTGCTCGCATGCCTGATATGGCTCTCCCGGCGTTTTGCAGGCATGGGCGCGTTCTACACGTTGTTCACGAAAGCGTTTAGCGAGCGGCTCTCAGGCGCGATCGTCGTCTGCTACATCGTGTCGGGAATCCTGGGGGTTGCGACCGTCGCCGCTGCAATCGGCAGCTGCGTCGACTTCTTCGGCATGCCGGCGCCTATCTTCGAGGCGGTCGTCGTCATCGCGTTCGGCGCTTTGAACTTATCGGGCGTTGCATTGTCTGCATGGGTGGAAGACGTGCTCACGGTGCTCAAGGTCTTACCATTACTGCTCATAACGCTGGCACTCATGCCATTCATCAGTACGGCTAATTTCACCCCGTTCAGCCCCCATGGCAGTTTCGCGTTCCTGGGCAGCGCCGTGGTCGTCTACTGGTGCTTCACGGGATTCGAGCTTTCCGCCATACCCTCGAGGCGGGTCATGGACCCCGAAAGCACGGTCCCGCGATCGCTCCTTTACGTCTTCGTCATAGTTGTGGCCATTTACCTGTCCATCAATGTAGCTCTCATAGGCAGCGTGGGCAGCGCCGCATTGGCTTCCACGCTTTCGCCCATCTCATATGCTGTAGACAATTTTTTCAAAGGATTTGGCCCCGTCGTACTGGCTATCGCCATAATCTCTATGCTCTCGGCGCTGAACGCCTACCTGTTCGGGACGTCGCTGGTCATCGCGAGCTTCGCGGGAAAATATGTGCCCGCTTTCGCCCGTGAGAGCAAAAGGCGTGTGCCTGTACTGTCCATATTGCTATGTACGACGGTGACGGCTGCCTTGCTCCTGGCCATGGACCGGTTCGTTTTTCTGGCTAGCGCCTCGGTCATCACGACGCTGATCCCGTACATCTTCCTGTGCGTCGCCGCCTTCATCCTGGTTGACAGCAAGTGGATCAGGCTGATGGCCATCATCGGCATAGTCTCGACGGCGGCCATACTGGCGTCGTCATTTATCCATTAA
- a CDS encoding V-type ATP synthase subunit F, giving the protein MHKFVVVTDSESAVGFRLAGVDAFETSSAQEAKGLIQSLISKGDTGIIAISEDILSSLDEKYRDKLERMRKPIIIPMPSRSKGMDKKSYIERLLRKAIGYNIVMRR; this is encoded by the coding sequence ATGCATAAGTTCGTCGTGGTCACGGATAGCGAGTCAGCAGTTGGGTTCAGGCTGGCGGGAGTAGACGCCTTCGAGACGTCCAGCGCCCAGGAGGCCAAAGGCCTCATCCAGTCGCTTATCAGCAAGGGCGATACTGGCATCATCGCGATCAGCGAGGACATCCTGTCATCGCTGGACGAAAAGTACAGGGATAAGCTGGAGAGGATGCGCAAGCCCATCATAATACCCATGCCGTCGAGGTCTAAGGGCATGGATAAGAAGAGCTACATTGAGAGGCTGTTGAGAAAGGCCATAGGCTATAACATAGTCATGAGGAGATGA
- a CDS encoding ester cyclase encodes MAMYHEEMRQNDKNKAYVRRFYEDYYNNGRLEAIDDMFSPSYVHHTPEVLEGKMDYEEYREHMLSLSRAFPHMKVAVEDQVAENDKVATRFTMYGIQEGDLPGIPARGKEIKVAAITIFRLENGKISEGWEIYDSLDMALQLGVAQVTSTLRKGPQKKGYYLGWSEYNV; translated from the coding sequence ATGGCCATGTATCACGAAGAGATGAGGCAGAATGATAAAAACAAGGCTTACGTAAGGCGTTTCTATGAGGATTATTATAATAATGGGCGGCTTGAGGCGATAGACGACATGTTCTCGCCATCATACGTTCACCACACGCCCGAAGTCCTTGAGGGAAAGATGGATTATGAGGAGTACAGGGAACACATGCTGTCATTATCACGGGCTTTCCCTCACATGAAAGTAGCCGTCGAGGATCAGGTGGCAGAAAATGATAAGGTTGCAACGCGTTTCACCATGTATGGCATACAGGAGGGCGACCTCCCCGGGATACCGGCGAGGGGCAAGGAGATCAAGGTCGCCGCCATCACCATATTCAGGCTGGAGAATGGGAAGATATCAGAAGGCTGGGAGATTTACGATTCGCTCGATATGGCGCTCCAGCTCGGGGTCGCCCAGGTCACGTCTACATTAAGAAAAGGCCCTCAAAAGAAAGGCTATTACCTGGGATGGAGCGAGTATAACGTGTAG
- a CDS encoding ATPase, which translates to MVGWEVPIGAAIAFGTGALGTGLAQARIGAAGAGTLAERPELSGIVIILEAIPETLTILGFVVAAMIIIMIK; encoded by the coding sequence ATGGTAGGCTGGGAAGTCCCAATAGGGGCGGCGATAGCGTTCGGGACGGGTGCCCTGGGCACAGGGCTGGCACAGGCAAGGATAGGGGCGGCGGGCGCCGGCACGCTGGCGGAGAGGCCGGAGCTGTCGGGCATCGTCATCATCCTGGAGGCAATCCCTGAGACCTTGACCATTCTGGGCTTCGTCGTCGCTGCGATGATAATAATCATGATAAAGTGA